In Candidatus Aminicenantes bacterium, the genomic window ACGAGTATTTCCGGTCCCGCATAAGGGCGGCGGCCTTTTCGATGCCGGCCCGACCGCCGCGCGCCCCCCGGCGATCAACGGGGACAAACCCGACATAGCGCATCCCCAGGCCGAAGATCGGGATGCGGAACACCGAAGCCTTGATGATGATCCTGGGGGAGCTCGGAACGAGCAGGAAGAGCAGAGGGCCGTCCAGGAAGCTTTGATGATCGGCCATATAGACGACGGGGTGCGAGGCGTCGACTTCCGGCAGGCCTTCGACGATGACCTTCAGGCCAAGAACCGCGCGGTTAAGACGCATTAGGAAGCGGCTGAAAGCGAGCAGGGGCTCCCGGGCCCGGATCAGCGCGCAAATGATGATCAGAGGAATCAGCGACAGGACATAAAGGAAGAAGAGCAGGCCGACGACGAACGTCCTGGCGATCATCGGCCCCATTATACAATAAAAAAAGGACCGGCTCTTTCGAGCCGGCCCTCGGTAGATCGGTGTTGTTCAGCTCAGGCTGAATCAGGTTCCGGAAA contains:
- a CDS encoding lysophospholipid acyltransferase family protein is translated as MIARTFVVGLLFFLYVLSLIPLIIICALIRAREPLLAFSRFLMRLNRAVLGLKVIVEGLPEVDASHPVVYMADHQSFLDGPLLFLLVPSSPRIIIKASVFRIPIFGLGMRYVGFVPVDRRGARGGRAGIEKAAALMRDRKYSFLIFPEGTRSRDSRIQPFRRGGFFLAIAAGAPIVPVTVEGTFRLMPRGRWVPRRGTIRVAFHPAVETAGTTQDLMAGLMNQVRGTIVSGFKGDVP